From Pseudoalteromonas sp. R3, one genomic window encodes:
- a CDS encoding aminotransferase class I/II-fold pyridoxal phosphate-dependent enzyme, with translation MKKLHDQTNCIHGPHHFEDPHGALTAPLYQSSTFKFKDAAQGAARFAGEEAGYIYTRLGNPTTRELEEKVAQLEEMEDAAATATGMGAVSASVLSFLQQGDHLIASKALYGCSFALFAHMLPKFGIEVTFVDMTDPQALADALQPNSKMLFAETPINPNMTVLDLAMLGQFAQQHKLISVVDNTFMTPLLQKPKHFGIDIVIHSATKYLNGHGDVVAGIVCGSAEHIETIKLTVLKDIGATISPHDAWLINRGLKTLHVRVARHCENAQKVAEFLDNHPKVDTVYYPGLPSHPGYRFLGEQMKGAGGVIAFEIKGGVSEGEKFINATELCTLAVSLGDPETLIQHPASMTHSPYTPEERQAAGISDGLIRISVGLEAVEDIIEDLENAFSCI, from the coding sequence ATGAAGAAGTTACATGATCAGACCAATTGTATTCATGGTCCACACCACTTTGAAGATCCACATGGTGCCCTGACAGCACCTCTGTATCAGAGTTCGACGTTCAAGTTTAAGGATGCGGCACAAGGCGCTGCGCGTTTTGCTGGCGAAGAAGCCGGTTATATCTATACGCGTCTTGGTAACCCGACCACCCGTGAGCTGGAAGAAAAGGTGGCCCAGCTTGAAGAGATGGAAGATGCTGCCGCTACAGCGACAGGCATGGGTGCAGTATCAGCCTCTGTATTGAGCTTTTTACAGCAGGGTGATCATCTGATTGCATCCAAAGCCTTGTATGGGTGTAGCTTTGCTTTATTTGCGCATATGTTACCTAAGTTCGGCATCGAGGTGACTTTTGTCGACATGACGGACCCGCAAGCACTGGCCGATGCGCTGCAGCCTAACAGTAAGATGTTGTTTGCTGAAACACCGATCAATCCCAATATGACGGTACTGGATTTAGCCATGCTGGGACAGTTTGCTCAGCAACACAAGTTGATCAGTGTGGTCGACAACACCTTTATGACGCCATTACTGCAAAAGCCCAAACACTTTGGTATCGATATCGTGATCCACAGTGCGACCAAGTACCTCAATGGTCACGGTGACGTCGTAGCCGGCATTGTCTGTGGCAGTGCTGAGCACATAGAAACAATCAAGCTCACCGTACTAAAAGACATCGGCGCGACTATCAGCCCACACGATGCCTGGCTTATTAACCGAGGACTTAAAACCTTACATGTACGCGTTGCAAGACACTGTGAAAATGCACAAAAAGTGGCCGAGTTTCTCGATAACCATCCAAAGGTGGATACGGTTTACTACCCTGGCTTGCCATCTCATCCTGGCTACCGTTTCCTTGGAGAGCAGATGAAAGGTGCCGGTGGCGTGATTGCATTTGAAATCAAAGGCGGGGTTAGTGAAGGTGAAAAGTTCATTAATGCGACTGAGCTGTGTACCCTGGCGGTGAGCTTGGGTGACCCAGAAACACTGATCCAGCATCCGGCATCGATGACCCACTCTCCTTACACACCTGAGGAGCGTCAGGCTGCGGGGATCTCTGATGGCCTGATCCGCATTTCTGTCGGACTTGAGGCGGTCGAAGATATCATCGAAGACCTGGAAAATGCATTTTCATGTATATAA
- a CDS encoding TIGR01620 family protein — protein sequence MSEPAQSYRGRRVQVEADPETLHSTAAPEAEQQARRIEQSAEQEGVDTSPAPDQTFDTQLPSLSMEPVTQVSRSGLTWRKLLLLGLAVLIPVEMALTLLDALSRSWVLAALYGFVIVSALVVLCKFCWSEVRALGRLKKLEQQRAGAQRLLSSNQIGEAQSWLKPLLKQHDQQQVSQFMATIQPHFTDREVLALYDKTLLQDVDERARALIAQFASTSALMVAISPMAITDMMAVLWRGVVLIEKISQLYGIKLGYRSRIELYRLLLKQIVFVGASELLSDLAATSLGAELLGKLSARSAQGLSAGVFTARLGYKAMALCRPIPASAPASGYLSQTARKLANLLIRQSTNRSDETVQK from the coding sequence ATGAGTGAGCCAGCCCAGTCATATCGTGGACGACGAGTTCAGGTTGAAGCAGATCCCGAGACTCTTCACTCAACGGCTGCGCCAGAGGCCGAACAACAGGCCCGGCGTATCGAACAAAGCGCTGAGCAGGAGGGTGTAGATACATCACCTGCACCTGATCAGACTTTTGATACTCAGTTGCCGTCACTTTCCATGGAGCCTGTAACACAAGTCTCCAGATCTGGATTGACCTGGCGCAAACTGTTATTGCTGGGATTGGCTGTTCTGATCCCGGTAGAAATGGCCCTGACATTGCTGGATGCGTTAAGCCGAAGCTGGGTGTTGGCCGCGCTATATGGGTTTGTGATTGTGAGTGCACTGGTTGTACTGTGCAAATTCTGCTGGTCTGAAGTCCGCGCCCTTGGCAGATTAAAAAAGCTTGAACAACAACGCGCCGGGGCACAAAGGTTGTTAAGTAGCAACCAAATTGGAGAGGCACAGAGCTGGTTAAAGCCGCTTCTGAAGCAACATGATCAGCAACAGGTCAGCCAGTTCATGGCGACCATACAACCTCATTTTACCGATCGGGAAGTACTGGCACTGTACGACAAAACCTTACTGCAGGATGTAGATGAGCGCGCCCGAGCGCTGATAGCACAGTTTGCCAGTACGTCTGCCTTGATGGTGGCAATCAGTCCTATGGCCATCACGGATATGATGGCCGTGTTGTGGAGGGGGGTTGTTTTGATAGAAAAGATCAGCCAGCTGTATGGAATTAAACTGGGTTATCGCAGCCGCATTGAACTTTATCGTTTGCTGCTCAAGCAGATCGTTTTTGTCGGGGCCAGTGAGTTACTGAGCGATCTGGCGGCTACCAGCCTGGGTGCCGAATTACTGGGTAAACTGTCGGCGCGCTCTGCACAGGGGCTCAGCGCAGGGGTTTTCACAGCGCGACTGGGATATAAAGCGATGGCTTTATGTCGACCAATTCCCGCTAGTGCGCCTGCCTCCGGCTACTTATCGCAGACGGCACGTAAACTGGCGAACCTGTTGATCCGTCAGTCTACCAACAGATCGGATGAGACAGTTCAAAAATAG
- the mazG gene encoding nucleoside triphosphate pyrophosphohydrolase, translating to MSASLQQLLEIMATLRDPQKGCAWDQQQTFETIVPHTLEEAYEVADSIEQRDFVGLKDELGDLLFQVIFYAQLGKEAGLFEFDDIVKGLNDKLVRRHPHVFEAPDSTLSDAELNAQWQAIKDKERSAKPVRFGDDVPLNLPALSRAAKIQKRAACLGFDWPSYHGAMDKVAEEVAEVSEALSHDPDSEHSAEELGDLLFATVNVARHIKRDPEQLLRRASDKFIARFSDIEGILAEREIALSDASLAQMDEAWEEVKRRQRSGENN from the coding sequence ATGAGTGCCTCATTACAGCAACTACTTGAGATCATGGCGACCCTGCGCGACCCACAAAAGGGTTGTGCCTGGGATCAACAGCAAACCTTTGAAACCATAGTGCCGCATACTCTGGAAGAAGCCTATGAGGTGGCCGACAGCATAGAGCAGCGAGACTTTGTCGGGCTTAAAGATGAACTGGGCGATTTATTGTTTCAGGTGATTTTTTATGCTCAGTTGGGCAAAGAGGCCGGGCTTTTTGAGTTTGACGACATAGTAAAAGGGCTTAATGATAAGCTGGTACGCCGCCATCCCCATGTCTTTGAAGCACCGGATAGCACTTTGAGCGATGCTGAATTAAATGCGCAGTGGCAGGCCATCAAAGATAAGGAGCGCAGTGCAAAGCCTGTCCGCTTTGGCGACGATGTACCACTGAATTTACCAGCCTTATCCCGCGCTGCGAAAATTCAAAAGCGTGCTGCCTGTTTAGGGTTTGACTGGCCAAGCTATCATGGCGCAATGGATAAAGTCGCAGAGGAAGTGGCCGAAGTCAGTGAGGCACTCAGTCATGACCCTGACTCTGAGCACAGTGCGGAGGAGCTCGGCGATCTGCTGTTTGCTACGGTGAATGTGGCACGCCATATCAAACGTGATCCAGAGCAGCTTTTGCGCCGTGCCAGTGACAAATTTATCGCCCGCTTTAGTGACATCGAGGGCATTCTGGCGGAGCGGGAAATCGCCTTGTCGGACGCTAGTCTGGCGCAAATGGATGAGGCCTGGGAAGAAGTCAAACGACGTCAACGTTCAGGTGAGAATAATTAA
- a CDS encoding 4a-hydroxytetrahydrobiopterin dehydratase, with protein sequence MSDLSAQKCEACRADAPKVSDAELAELIKLIPDWVPEVRDGIMQLERVYKFKNFKQAIAFTNKVGDMAEDEGHHPGLLTEWGKVTVTWWSHSIKGLHKNDFICAAKTDEIFAAL encoded by the coding sequence ATGTCTGATTTAAGTGCACAAAAATGTGAAGCGTGTCGTGCGGATGCGCCTAAAGTGTCAGATGCCGAATTAGCTGAACTGATCAAGCTGATCCCGGATTGGGTGCCAGAAGTACGTGATGGCATTATGCAGCTTGAGCGTGTTTACAAGTTTAAGAACTTCAAGCAAGCCATCGCATTTACCAACAAAGTGGGTGATATGGCGGAAGATGAAGGTCATCACCCGGGTCTGTTGACTGAGTGGGGCAAAGTAACAGTAACTTGGTGGAGCCATTCTATCAAAGGTCTGCACAAAAACGACTTTATCTGTGCAGCTAAAACAGACGAGATTTTTGCCGCACTATAA
- the barA gene encoding two-component sensor histidine kinase BarA: protein MSKLSLRDSVLVLTLIPTVLIGLVLGGYFTINRYVELEQILKQQGTSLANTLAMTVEQPLAERDKARLHRVITTTHNQHGNFVNSIALFNEDNQLLLTSNYHNDFDQLHYRGNVTELHATEIVQHLDRYIIFAPVKLQQQPAADWQNAHTRTTAVLMIELSKDQAIIGQQQALLFSGAIIMVALLLSAFVSTRLSRMFSTPLSHLLLATDKLLEGKTKIGVDQPMQGEFDLLREGLITISEKMVLQRDEMQKHIDQATCDYRETLEQYETQNIQLNIAKKEAQVANRVKSDFLAKMSHELRTPLNGVIGFTRQLYKTPLNKHQKDYLDTIELSANSLLTIISDILDFSKLEAGAMELESIQFQLRDAVNEVMTLLAPSAYEKQLELSIAINRQVPDNLVGDPTRFKQVLINLISNAIKFTEKGSVKVDISHRLKGDSQTSLLISVSDTGLGIAQEKQDTLFTPFAQADSSITRKFGGTGLGLIITKHIVEAMSGRITLNSAPGNGSCFTFNAIFNLPSRLFDDDLPTKPLENKRVLYFEPQEHTRNAVQAQLEDWAMQVTCCKNEETFFKALEQEFKYDICLIGNMATVDDMQTVKAYITQAREMADYLYLMVNTISHNMRESLIGSGADACISKPMHHRKLCDMLAAPYRLDHPSVSIDDTDFAHLPLKVLIADDNDANLKLLYTLLEEQVDTIDTAHNGAQAVSLCKSQKYDLIFMDIQMPIMDGITACRTIKESSLNDDTPIIAVTAHALTGEKEQLIKDGFNGYMTKPIDEDMLRQIICDYSPSLPPEKQKAQQPQVASIAPFESHLLDWELALQRAGNKPELALEMLDMLLQSVPETLGLLNESAQQEDTQTLLTVIHKFHGACCYTGVPTLKNLAETLETALKQSRDFDHIEPELLELIDELEHLKQDAQVVSGPTLTH from the coding sequence ATGTCTAAATTGAGTTTGCGCGACAGCGTATTAGTGTTGACCCTGATCCCAACGGTGTTAATCGGCCTGGTACTTGGCGGTTATTTTACTATAAATCGTTACGTTGAGCTTGAACAAATCCTCAAGCAACAAGGTACCAGTCTGGCCAATACTCTGGCAATGACGGTAGAGCAGCCCCTGGCAGAACGAGATAAAGCCAGGTTGCATCGGGTGATCACCACCACCCACAATCAGCATGGCAACTTCGTCAATAGCATCGCGCTGTTCAATGAAGATAATCAACTACTGCTGACCAGCAACTATCACAACGACTTTGACCAACTGCATTATCGCGGCAATGTCACTGAGTTACACGCCACTGAAATCGTGCAACATTTAGACAGATACATAATTTTTGCACCCGTTAAGCTACAGCAACAGCCCGCTGCTGACTGGCAAAATGCCCACACACGTACCACCGCAGTGCTCATGATTGAGCTCAGTAAAGATCAGGCGATCATTGGGCAGCAACAAGCCCTGCTATTCAGTGGCGCTATCATTATGGTGGCCTTGTTACTCAGTGCCTTTGTGTCGACCCGACTCAGCAGAATGTTCTCCACCCCCCTTTCTCATCTGTTACTGGCAACGGATAAACTGCTCGAGGGCAAAACCAAAATCGGCGTAGATCAACCCATGCAAGGGGAATTTGACTTGCTCCGTGAGGGCCTCATCACCATCAGCGAAAAAATGGTGCTGCAGCGCGATGAAATGCAAAAACACATAGATCAGGCTACCTGTGATTACCGTGAAACTCTGGAGCAGTACGAGACCCAGAATATTCAGCTTAATATCGCCAAAAAAGAAGCACAGGTAGCCAACCGGGTTAAATCAGACTTCCTTGCCAAGATGAGTCATGAATTAAGAACCCCGCTAAATGGCGTAATTGGTTTCACCCGGCAACTCTATAAAACTCCCCTTAACAAGCACCAGAAAGACTATCTGGATACGATAGAGTTATCGGCTAACAGCTTGCTGACCATCATCAGTGACATACTAGATTTCTCTAAACTGGAAGCCGGTGCCATGGAGCTTGAGAGTATTCAGTTCCAGCTCAGGGATGCGGTAAATGAAGTAATGACACTGCTTGCTCCAAGTGCTTATGAGAAGCAACTGGAGCTGTCGATTGCCATTAACCGCCAGGTCCCGGACAACCTGGTTGGAGACCCGACACGCTTTAAACAGGTGCTGATTAACCTGATCAGCAATGCCATCAAGTTCACCGAGAAAGGCTCGGTCAAAGTCGATATCAGCCACAGATTAAAAGGTGACAGCCAGACATCACTGCTTATTTCGGTCAGTGATACCGGACTGGGTATTGCACAGGAAAAGCAGGACACCCTGTTTACCCCTTTTGCTCAGGCTGATTCCAGTATCACCCGCAAGTTTGGCGGTACAGGCCTGGGTCTAATCATCACCAAACATATCGTGGAAGCCATGAGTGGCCGCATTACACTAAACTCTGCGCCGGGCAATGGCTCGTGTTTTACCTTTAACGCCATTTTTAATCTGCCAAGCCGCTTGTTTGACGACGACCTGCCTACTAAGCCCCTGGAAAACAAGCGCGTGCTTTACTTTGAGCCGCAAGAGCACACCCGCAATGCGGTTCAGGCTCAGCTTGAGGATTGGGCAATGCAGGTGACTTGCTGTAAGAATGAAGAAACATTCTTCAAGGCTCTGGAGCAGGAGTTTAAATATGACATCTGTTTGATCGGTAATATGGCAACTGTAGATGATATGCAAACGGTTAAGGCCTATATTACTCAGGCCAGAGAAATGGCTGATTACCTTTACCTGATGGTTAATACCATCTCTCATAATATGCGCGAGTCCTTAATTGGTAGCGGGGCCGATGCCTGTATCAGCAAACCTATGCACCACAGAAAACTGTGCGACATGCTGGCAGCACCTTACCGTTTAGATCACCCAAGCGTATCGATTGACGACACAGACTTTGCACACCTGCCGCTCAAAGTGCTGATAGCCGATGATAATGATGCCAATTTAAAGCTACTTTATACGTTACTCGAAGAGCAGGTCGATACCATAGATACCGCTCACAATGGCGCACAAGCAGTGAGTTTATGCAAATCGCAAAAATATGACCTGATCTTTATGGATATTCAGATGCCAATCATGGATGGCATCACCGCATGCAGAACCATTAAAGAATCCTCCTTAAATGATGATACCCCTATCATTGCCGTGACGGCGCACGCACTCACGGGTGAAAAAGAGCAATTGATCAAAGATGGCTTCAACGGCTATATGACTAAGCCCATCGATGAAGACATGCTGCGTCAGATTATTTGTGACTACAGTCCGTCATTGCCGCCGGAAAAACAAAAAGCACAACAGCCCCAGGTCGCCAGCATAGCTCCCTTTGAGAGTCACTTACTGGATTGGGAACTTGCCCTGCAACGCGCTGGAAATAAGCCTGAGCTGGCACTGGAGATGCTGGATATGTTGTTGCAAAGTGTACCAGAGACGCTTGGTCTGCTGAATGAATCGGCGCAGCAGGAAGACACTCAAACACTGCTGACCGTGATCCACAAATTCCACGGAGCCTGCTGCTACACGGGCGTACCGACACTTAAAAACCTCGCCGAAACACTGGAAACTGCATTAAAACAGTCACGCGATTTTGATCATATTGAACCGGAGTTGCTCGAATTAATTGATGAACTGGAACACCTGAAGCAGGACGCCCAGGTTGTATCGGGCCCGACGTTAACGCATTAA
- the rlmD gene encoding 23S rRNA (uracil(1939)-C(5))-methyltransferase RlmD, producing MAQIFRAGKSSKQRSKQAETIELTIDSLDHQGRGVCRHQGKVGFVDGALASERIKARISTQKSRIFEAYTTKVLEPSVERTTPFCQYYQQCGGCSLQHLDASAQLVHKQQAVSALFDKFAKATELPWLPPLAGPERHYRRAGRIACIYDKQNNLVRLGFRAAGSKKIIEIDHCAVMVDTFAGGFEALRQSLNAHPELRSVSHIQFCAADNGAFVLLRHTRSISIQVKAQFAERLAAQNWEFVWDDGKSQPEYASLPAYESAGVTFEFKLDNFIQVNRDINEQMLHRALDWLELTGDEQVLDLFCGIGNFSLLLAKHANKVVAVEGVAASVAMARQNAHTNHIDTVSFHQFDLTQPLTEANWFHSSLDVLVLDPSRTGAYEVLRQLPLTQFKRVLYVSCDPVTMARDAALLLEAGFVVDKVCLMNMFPHTGHIETMALFQRR from the coding sequence ATGGCACAAATTTTTCGTGCTGGAAAATCTTCTAAACAACGTAGTAAACAAGCTGAAACAATCGAGCTGACCATCGACTCGCTGGATCATCAGGGGCGGGGGGTGTGCAGACATCAGGGTAAAGTCGGTTTTGTAGACGGCGCACTGGCCTCAGAGCGGATCAAAGCACGCATTAGCACGCAAAAAAGTCGAATTTTCGAAGCGTATACCACGAAAGTGCTTGAACCAAGTGTGGAACGGACTACGCCTTTTTGCCAATACTATCAGCAATGTGGTGGCTGTTCATTACAGCATCTTGATGCCAGTGCTCAGTTGGTGCACAAACAGCAGGCGGTTTCGGCCTTATTTGACAAATTTGCCAAGGCAACAGAACTGCCCTGGTTGCCACCTCTGGCAGGGCCCGAGCGTCACTATCGCCGGGCGGGGCGTATTGCCTGTATTTATGACAAGCAAAATAACCTGGTCAGGTTAGGTTTTCGTGCTGCCGGGTCAAAGAAAATTATTGAAATTGACCACTGTGCGGTCATGGTCGATACCTTTGCTGGTGGCTTTGAGGCATTACGCCAGAGTTTAAATGCGCACCCAGAGCTGCGTAGTGTCAGTCATATCCAGTTTTGTGCGGCAGATAACGGCGCATTTGTGTTGTTGCGTCATACCCGTTCAATCAGCATCCAGGTGAAAGCGCAATTTGCAGAGCGCCTTGCTGCTCAGAACTGGGAGTTTGTCTGGGATGACGGTAAGTCGCAGCCTGAGTATGCGTCATTGCCGGCTTATGAAAGCGCCGGGGTGACCTTTGAGTTTAAACTCGATAACTTTATTCAGGTTAACCGCGATATCAATGAACAAATGCTTCACAGGGCGTTGGACTGGCTTGAACTCACTGGCGACGAGCAAGTATTGGATCTGTTTTGTGGAATTGGTAATTTCTCTTTATTGCTGGCAAAACATGCAAACAAGGTGGTCGCAGTCGAAGGAGTCGCGGCGTCGGTTGCAATGGCACGACAAAATGCGCACACTAACCACATCGACACGGTTAGTTTTCATCAGTTTGACCTCACTCAGCCACTGACCGAAGCCAATTGGTTTCACTCGTCGCTGGATGTATTAGTGCTGGACCCTTCACGTACTGGTGCATATGAAGTTTTACGCCAGTTACCGTTGACGCAATTTAAACGGGTTTTATATGTGTCCTGCGATCCGGTGACTATGGCCAGAGATGCGGCGCTGTTACTGGAAGCTGGCTTTGTGGTCGATAAAGTGTGTTTAATGAATATGTTCCCGCACACTGGACATATAGAAACCATGGCGTTGTTTCAAAGGAGGTAG
- the phhA gene encoding phenylalanine 4-monooxygenase, whose amino-acid sequence MAKSSKYTSKQPNEQGLIEWTEEENQIWSELVARQLECIKGKACDEYLEGLRKINLPHDRIPQLHELNEALERETGWQVAPVPALIDFDEFFRLLANKQFPVATFIRSREEFDYLQEPDIFHEIFGHCAMLTNPAFAEFTHKYGQLGYAAEKKDRVYLARLYWFTVEFGLMQTEEGLRIYGGGILSSPGETQYVYSGEPEINPLEVLDVLRTPYRIDIMQPLYYTINAIDDLFDISQMDIMAQVRKAKELGLFEPKFPPKNKLAS is encoded by the coding sequence ATGGCTAAATCGAGTAAATACACGTCTAAACAGCCCAACGAGCAGGGCCTGATCGAATGGACAGAAGAAGAAAACCAGATCTGGTCTGAATTGGTTGCCAGACAGCTTGAATGTATCAAAGGTAAAGCGTGTGATGAGTATCTCGAAGGCCTGCGTAAAATCAATTTACCTCACGATCGTATCCCGCAGCTGCATGAGCTGAACGAAGCACTCGAGCGTGAGACTGGCTGGCAAGTAGCGCCAGTACCTGCACTGATCGATTTTGATGAGTTCTTCCGCCTGCTAGCTAACAAGCAGTTTCCGGTTGCAACCTTTATCCGTAGTCGAGAGGAATTTGATTATCTGCAGGAGCCAGATATTTTCCACGAAATTTTTGGTCACTGTGCCATGCTGACTAACCCCGCGTTTGCTGAATTTACTCACAAGTACGGCCAGCTCGGTTATGCGGCTGAGAAGAAAGACCGCGTATACCTGGCGCGTCTGTACTGGTTTACCGTTGAATTTGGTTTGATGCAAACCGAAGAAGGTCTGCGTATCTATGGCGGTGGGATACTGTCCAGCCCAGGGGAAACTCAGTACGTATATAGTGGTGAACCAGAGATCAATCCTCTAGAGGTACTGGATGTACTGCGTACACCATACCGAATTGATATTATGCAGCCTTTGTACTACACCATTAACGCCATTGATGATTTGTTTGATATCTCTCAAATGGATATCATGGCGCAAGTACGTAAGGCCAAAGAACTGGGTCTGTTCGAACCTAAGTTTCCACCTAAAAACAAACTAGCAAGTTAA
- the relA gene encoding GTP diphosphokinase, with the protein MVATRQSHQSGLPADFHARLALLNLSQEKRDRLDQVYALCPEEEATTTLAKAIEMVEILAELNFDSESLAGAFLTPYFLSGQVEIDAIEQAQGENVALLLKGVEQMASISTLAHQGKGSLQIDKIRRMLLAMVEDVRAVVIKLAEQICYLRAVKNASEEERVVAAKATANIFAPLANRLGIGQLKWELEDLSFRYLHPKTYKSIAKQLSDKRLDREAYMANMVDLVQSKLKEAGIEAEVYGRPKHIYSIYKKMMQKNYEFDQLFDIRAMRVVVNEIQDCYGALGIVHTNWRHLHKEFDDYVATPKQNGYQSIHTVVFGPEGKTVEIQIRTQAMHQDAELGVAAHWMYKEGALPGRGSGYEQKISWLRKLLQWQEEVVDGSELAEELKNQVVEDRVYVFTPKGDIFDLPLGATPLDFAYYIHSNVGHRCIGAKVFGKIVPFTHKLSTGDQVEILTQKNPSPSRDWLSPSLGYVHSSRARSKIHHWFKQQDRDKNLQAGKEILDGHLQKLDLTYKDLDSAIERFNFKELDDLMVAIGAGDIRINQFLNYVQDKPDPMPKLKMSAPKKHKGDSNGIVVEGVGNLMSHVAKCCQPVPGDEIVGYITQGRGIAVHRADCDSFAHICEQHPEREIAVSWSDEVRACYAVTLHIEANDRHGLIRDISSVLANEKLNVMNMNVNTHDDKHIAIFTMKLEVGDLSAMNRLLTKLMQIEGVFEARRQH; encoded by the coding sequence ATGGTTGCGACTCGCCAGTCTCATCAATCCGGTCTTCCGGCAGACTTTCATGCCCGGCTTGCACTGCTTAACTTATCGCAGGAAAAACGAGACCGGCTGGATCAGGTCTATGCCTTGTGTCCGGAAGAAGAAGCGACAACGACCCTGGCCAAAGCCATAGAGATGGTAGAGATCCTGGCGGAACTGAATTTCGATTCAGAGTCACTGGCCGGTGCTTTCCTGACGCCCTACTTTTTATCCGGTCAGGTAGAAATCGATGCCATTGAACAAGCACAAGGCGAGAATGTCGCCTTGCTGCTCAAAGGGGTTGAGCAAATGGCGTCGATCAGCACTTTGGCACACCAAGGCAAAGGCAGCCTGCAAATAGACAAAATCAGGCGTATGCTATTGGCCATGGTGGAAGATGTTCGTGCTGTGGTGATCAAGCTGGCAGAGCAGATCTGTTATCTGCGGGCCGTTAAAAATGCTTCTGAGGAAGAGCGAGTGGTGGCAGCTAAAGCCACAGCCAATATTTTTGCGCCACTGGCGAACCGCCTGGGGATCGGACAGCTCAAATGGGAGCTTGAAGATCTCTCTTTTCGTTATTTACACCCGAAAACCTACAAGAGTATTGCCAAGCAGCTGTCGGATAAGCGCCTGGACCGTGAAGCCTATATGGCTAATATGGTCGACCTGGTGCAGAGTAAGCTCAAAGAGGCGGGCATTGAGGCCGAAGTGTATGGCCGCCCCAAACACATTTACAGCATCTATAAAAAAATGATGCAGAAGAATTATGAATTCGATCAGCTCTTTGATATCCGCGCGATGCGGGTGGTGGTCAATGAAATTCAGGATTGCTACGGCGCACTTGGCATAGTACACACCAATTGGCGTCATCTGCATAAAGAATTTGACGACTATGTTGCCACACCAAAGCAGAACGGTTATCAGTCTATCCACACAGTGGTGTTTGGTCCTGAAGGCAAAACGGTTGAGATCCAGATCCGCACGCAAGCAATGCATCAGGATGCTGAGCTGGGCGTAGCAGCGCACTGGATGTATAAAGAAGGGGCTTTGCCGGGTCGAGGATCTGGGTATGAGCAAAAGATCAGCTGGCTGAGAAAACTGCTGCAATGGCAAGAAGAGGTCGTTGACGGCAGCGAGCTGGCCGAAGAGCTCAAAAACCAGGTTGTAGAAGACCGGGTGTATGTTTTTACCCCCAAAGGCGATATTTTTGATTTGCCATTAGGGGCGACACCACTGGACTTTGCCTACTACATTCATTCCAATGTTGGACATCGCTGTATCGGTGCCAAGGTATTTGGCAAAATCGTGCCCTTTACCCATAAGTTATCAACCGGCGATCAGGTTGAGATACTGACTCAGAAAAACCCCTCACCCAGTCGAGACTGGCTCAGCCCTTCACTGGGTTATGTGCACTCATCCAGAGCACGCAGCAAGATCCATCACTGGTTTAAGCAACAAGACAGAGATAAAAATTTGCAGGCTGGTAAAGAGATCCTCGATGGCCACTTGCAAAAGCTGGATTTAACATACAAAGACCTGGACTCAGCTATTGAGCGCTTTAACTTTAAAGAGCTCGACGATTTGATGGTGGCCATTGGTGCAGGTGATATCCGCATCAATCAGTTCCTGAATTATGTTCAGGACAAGCCAGACCCTATGCCTAAGCTTAAAATGAGTGCGCCGAAAAAGCACAAAGGCGATAGCAATGGCATTGTGGTTGAAGGCGTTGGTAACCTGATGAGTCATGTAGCCAAATGTTGTCAGCCTGTCCCTGGTGATGAGATTGTTGGTTACATTACCCAGGGGCGGGGCATTGCTGTGCATCGCGCTGACTGTGATTCCTTTGCGCATATATGCGAGCAGCATCCGGAGCGGGAAATTGCGGTTAGCTGGTCAGATGAAGTACGTGCCTGTTATGCGGTCACCTTGCATATTGAAGCTAACGATCGTCACGGTCTGATCCGTGATATCAGCTCGGTACTGGCCAATGAAAAACTCAATGTGATGAATATGAACGTCAATACTCATGATGATAAGCACATCGCTATTTTCACTATGAAGCTGGAAGTAGGCGACTTGTCTGCCATGAACCGCTTACTGACTAAGCTTATGCAAATAGAGGGTGTGTTTGAAGCCAGGAGACAACACTGA